A genomic stretch from Lathyrus oleraceus cultivar Zhongwan6 chromosome 2, CAAS_Psat_ZW6_1.0, whole genome shotgun sequence includes:
- the LOC127121718 gene encoding uncharacterized mitochondrial protein AtMg00810 has translation MECEIASIEKNGAWELTDLPTRAKKIGVKRVFKTKMNEIEEVDKCKARLVAKDYAQQAGIDYTEAPRAWFNKIESYFFNEGFERSTSDHTLFTKKEGGRDVLIMNLYVDGLIFRGSSEKMFQEFKSSMKREFEMTDLGCMRYFLGVEVTQNSNGIFICQRKYVNEVLEMFGLQNCSSVTNPIVPGCKLTKDAGGLKVDATTYKQMVGSLMYLTATRPDLVYVVSLVARFLEAPTTMHQQTMKRVLRYLRGTTELGLCYKREGEENLVAFCDSDYAGDLEDRKSTSGYVFKMSNGLVAWSSKKQSVVSLSTTEAEFISVAACVAQSIWMMRILESLGVKQSKCIIFCDNSSTIKLSKNPVMHGKSKHIHVRFHFLRELANQGEIELVHCGTKNQLADIMTKTLNREVFMKLREIKLTMILE, from the exons ATGGAGTGTGAGATTGCATCAATTGAGAAGAATGGAGCATGGGAACTAACAGATTTGCCAACAAGAGCAAAGAAGATTGGTGTTAAAAGGGTATTTAAGACCAAGATGAATGAAATAGAAGAAGTAGACAAATGCAAAGCTCGTCTTGTAGCGAAGGATTATGCTCAGCAAGCTGGAATTGATTACACTGAG GCCCCTCGAGCATGGTTCAACAAGATAGAATCATACTTTTTTAATGAAGGCTTTGAACGAAGCACGAGTGATCACACGTTGTTTACAAAGAAGGAAGGGGGAAGAGATGTTCTTATTATGAATTTGTATGTGGATGGCCTCATTTTTAGAGGAAGCAGTGAGAAAATGTTCCAAGAATTCAAGAGCTCAATGAAAAGGGAATTTGAGATGACTGATTTGGGATGTATGAGATATTTTCTTGGTGTGGAAGTGACACAAAATTCAAATGGAATTTTTATTTGTCAAAGGAAGTATGTCAACGAAGTATTGGAAATGTTTGGTTTACAAAATTGCTCATCTGTTACTAACCCAATTGTTCCAGGGTGCAAGCTCACAAAGGATGCTGGAGGATTAAAGGTTGATGCTACCACATATAAGCAAATGGTGGGAAGTCTTATGTATTTAACTGCCACTAGGCCAGACCTGGTGTATGTTGTAAGTTTGGTGGCTCGTTTCCTGGAAGCTCCAACTACTATGCATCAACAAACAATGAAGAGGGTTTTACGCTACTTGAGAGGAACTACTGAATTGGGGTTGTGTTACAAAAGAGAAGGAGAAGAGAATTTGGTAGCTTTTTGTGACAGTGACTATGCCGGAGACCTTGAAGACCGAAAGAGCACCTCGGGGTATGTTTTTAAGATGTCGAATGGATTAGTTGCTTGGAGTTCTAAGAAGCAGTCTGTGGTGTCACTGTCCACTACCGAGGCCGAATTTATTTCTGTAGCAGCTTGTGTTGCTCAAAGCATTTGGATGATGCGTATACTCGAGAGTTTGGGGGTTAAGCAAAGTAAGTGCATTATCTTTTGTGATAACAGTTCAACGATTAAACTTTCAAAGAATCCTGTTATGCATGGTAAAAGTAAGCATATTCATGTTCGATTTCACTTTCTTCGTGAGTTGGCAAATCAAGGAGAAATTGAATTAGTGCACTGTGGTACTAAGAATCAGTTAGCTGACATCATGACAAAAACTTTGAACCGAGAAGTATTCATGAAGTTGAGAGAAATTAAACTGACTATGATTCTTGAATAA